The window GCTTGTCCTGCAACCTGCCGTTTTGTCCGCATAGCGGTCGTCGAAGTTTGGGGTATGAATGGCGGCTTTTTTCGCATGTCTGACATTTTTCCGTGCAGCATGGCGCCACCTTTGGGCAGTTAAGGCTTTTCGTGGGGGCTGATTAGCGACCGAATGTGCTTGAAAGCTAGGTCCATAGACAAAACCTGCCAGCTTTTCGTCAGACGGATTTCAGAGAACAATGTCGTGCAAAAAAGAAAGGCCCGCCAAGATGTGGCGGGCCTTAAGGATGTTTCAGGTCAGACTATGCTGATCAAAGCTTACCGATCAGGTCCGGCACTGCTTCGAACAAGTCAGCGACCAGACCGTAGTCAGCAACCTGGAAGATAGGTGCTTCTTCGTCTTTGTTGATGGCGACGATGATCTTGCTGTCTTTCATACCGGCAAGGTGCTGGATCGCACCGGAGATGCCGACAGCGACATAGAGGTTCGGCGCAACAACTTTGCCCGTCTGGCCAACCTGCCAGTCGTTAGGCGCATAACCTGAGTCGACAGCGGCGCGCGATGCACCAACAGCGGCACCCAGCTTGTCTGCCAGTTGTTCGATCAGAGCAAAGTTATCTTCTGAGCCAACGCCACGGCCACCGGAGACAACAACACCAGCTGATGTCAGCTCGGGGCGGTCGCTTGCGGCAACTTTGTCTTCGACCCATTCGGACAGGCCAGGATTTGCAACAGCAGAGATCGTCTCGACTGATGCGGAGCCGCCTTCGCCGGCCGCGTCAAATGTTGACGTGCGGAAGGTGATAACCTTCTTGGCATCAGAGGATTTAACAGTCTGGATTGCGTTGCCAGCATAGATTGGCCGCTCGAACGTGTCAGCATCTACAACACCGGAAGCGTCGGAGATGATCATCACGTCAAGCAGAGCTGCAACGCGCGGCATCACGTTTTTCGCATCCGTTGTTGCCGGAGCTACGATGTGATCGTAGTCACCCGCCAGTGAA is drawn from Sulfitobacter sp. S223 and contains these coding sequences:
- a CDS encoding electron transfer flavoprotein subunit alpha/FixB family protein, with translation MAVLLLAEVNDGELAMDATAKAVTAAQKLGDVTVLACGGSAAAAGEAAAKIDGVSKVLVAEDASLGHRLAEATAALIVSLAGDYDHIVAPATTDAKNVMPRVAALLDVMIISDASGVVDADTFERPIYAGNAIQTVKSSDAKKVITFRTSTFDAAGEGGSASVETISAVANPGLSEWVEDKVAASDRPELTSAGVVVSGGRGVGSEDNFALIEQLADKLGAAVGASRAAVDSGYAPNDWQVGQTGKVVAPNLYVAVGISGAIQHLAGMKDSKIIVAINKDEEAPIFQVADYGLVADLFEAVPDLIGKL